The Horticoccus luteus DNA window GAGAACGGAAGGCGGCCGATGGTCTCGTTGAAGATGTTGAGGAACGCGCCGGCGCTGAGAAGGGTGATCGACGCGAAGAAGAGGACGGCGCCCAAGGTGAGAATCGTCCAGTAATACACCACGCGCATGAACAGGGAGCGGCCGCTGCGGACGCCCCAGATTTCGTTAAACGTGTCCTCCACGGTTTTGAACAGGAGCAGCACGATGAGCACCAGGGAGAAGAAACCCACAGTGCCGGCTTTGCCGGAACTGCCCTGGTTGATGAAGTTGTCCATCATCCGGACGAGCCGCGGGTTCAACTGCATGTCGGACGCGTCGGCGATCGCGGGCGGCGCGGTGGCATCGGGTCCGGTGTTGGTGGCGGTGGTGCCGGGTGCGGACTGATCGTTGGAAGGCGCGGTCGTGGTGGCGGCGGGAGGTGACGGGCGGGTGGCGGGCGTCGAAGCGGAGGGTGCAGAAGCGGCGGGCTGCGTGGCGGTGGCTTGGGCGGCGTTGGCTTGGCGGCGCCGGTGGGCATGGGCGGCGTCGAGCTTACCGTATTGGCCGACTTGCGGCGCGACGAAGTAGATGAGGCGGCTGAGGGTGTTGGCGGCGAGATCGGGGTCCTTTTTATCGAGGACGAAACCCGCCAAAAGCATGGTCAGCGCGACGAGGGGGCCGAGCCCGAGCAAAGAGCTGAAGCTCAAAGCGGCGGCGCGGCTCGCGGCTTTCGTTTCCACGAAAACGGTGAAGGTGATCGAGATCACGCGCAACGCGGCGTAGAGCCACGCGCGAGGAGAGCCGGCCTGAAGGTTTTCCGAGCGCCAGATTTCCTTGCGGAAGAGGACGGCGGTGCGTGTGGCGAACGTGGACAGACGCGACATGCGGCGGAGGGCGAAGCCGCTCAGGTCGTGAGCAGCAGGTAAGTGAGAGCGCCGGCACCCGCCAGACCCACCAGCCCGACGACGATGACGGCGGTGACGCTCACGAAAAGCGTGCAGCAGAAAAGCCCGGTGGAGGCCGCGGCGACGAGGAGAATCGGCAGCGACTGACCGTGCGCCCAAAAGAGGAAGCCGATGAAGCCGAGGCCGAGCGCGGCGCGAAAACGGACGACAGGATACAGCGTCACCATGCCGAGCATGAGCAGCAGCGCGAGCAAGGCGTCGAGGAGGCCGAGGAGGACGAGGGGCTGCGCCAACAGTTTGGCGGGCGTGAAGGCCATGATGACATCGACCGCGGGAAGGACTTCGCCGGCGGCGCTCACGAGCAGGATGACGATGGCGGACCACATGCCGATTTTTGCGGCGCGAGCCATGGCGATCTCGGGATCGGATTTATCCTTCGTCTCGGCCGTGCGACCTTCGGCGGCGGCGAGCATATCGTCGACGGTGATGGGCGCAGCCGCGGCCGGCGCGGTGTTCAGGGCGCTGAACGACTCCTGCGGGCGAAGTTTCAGTTTGGTCTTCTCCGGGAAGAGCAGCGTCTGAAGTTCCGCGTTGGACTTGATGGCGCTCCATTGTTCGGAGCCGGCGTCGTAGAAGAGCGTCTCAGGCGTCACTTGGCCGGTCTCGGCCAGGGAGGTCATTTGTTCGAGGGTGAACGGTCCGCGGGCTTCACTTTCCTCCGCGGAACGGATGTAGAATTCCTGCGTGACCATACGGTGCCGGACTGTGCGCAGGGGCCGGAAACGCGGCAAGACCTTATTGCCCCGCGAGCGGTCACATCCGCGTCAACGTGCGCAGCCCGAGGAGGTGCAGGCCGGTTTCGAGCACCAGGAGGGTGCGGGCGCAGAGAAGGAGGCGGCGCGCGCGGATGGCAGGATCGTCGACGATTACTTTGTCCGCGCTGTAGAAGCTGCTGAATTCGCCGGCGAGTTCGTAGAGATAGAGGCCGAGGAAGTGGGGGCGGAGGGTGTCGGTCGCAAGGCGTAGCGCATCGGGGAATTTGACGAGTTTGCGGGCGAGGGCGATTTCCGCAGGCGTGTGGAGCGGGCTGGCATGCGCTTCGGTGGCGGGATCGGCGGGCGTGAGGTTTTGTTTGCGGAAAATGGAGTGAACGCGCGCGACGGCGTAGAGGAGGTAGGGGGCGGTGTTGCCGTCGAGCGCCAGCATTTTTTCCCAGGAGAAAACGTAGTTGCTGCTGCGATTCTGGGAGAGGTCGGCGTATTGCACGGCGCCGATGCCGACGATCTCGGCAATGGAGCGGCGCTCGGTTTCGGGGAGGTCGGCGTTCTTTTCCGAGACGATGGCAAAGGCGCGGTCCACGGCTTCGTCGAGGAGCGCTTTGAGTTTGATGGTGTCGCCGTCGCGGGTTTTCAGGGCTTTGCCGTCTTCACCGGTGACGGCGCCAAACGTCACATGGTGCAGCTCGGGCAAGCGGTAGTTTTTCGCGGCGAACCATTTTTTGACGGTGAGAAACAACTGCTCGAAGTGATCGCCTTGGCGGAAATCGGTGACGACGACGATGCCATCGGCGTGGAAGTGTTCGACGCGGTAGAGGGCGGTGGCGAGGTCGGTGGAAGCGTAGCCGCTGGCGCCATCGGCTTTGCGGACCATGAAGGGATTGGGGCGCTCGGCCTGGCGGCTAAAGCGGGGATGTTCGTCGTGGAAAACGACGAGGGCGCCGGCACTGTTCTCGGCGATCGGCGGGGTGGTTTCCGTCAGCTCGCGGTAAACGCGGTCCACTTTGTCGTTGTAGAAGGACTCGCCCAAGTGGTGATCGAAATGGATGCCGAGCCGGTCATAGATTTGTTGAAACGCGGCGAGGGAGACATCGGAGAATTTTTTCCAGAGGGCGACGTTGGCGGGGTCGCCATTTTGCAGGGCCACGAGTTCGCGGCGGGCTTCGTCGAGGGCGGGCGAGC harbors:
- a CDS encoding YihY/virulence factor BrkB family protein, with product MSRLSTFATRTAVLFRKEIWRSENLQAGSPRAWLYAALRVISITFTVFVETKAASRAAALSFSSLLGLGPLVALTMLLAGFVLDKKDPDLAANTLSRLIYFVAPQVGQYGKLDAAHAHRRRQANAAQATATQPAASAPSASTPATRPSPPAATTTAPSNDQSAPGTTATNTGPDATAPPAIADASDMQLNPRLVRMMDNFINQGSSGKAGTVGFFSLVLIVLLLFKTVEDTFNEIWGVRSGRSLFMRVVYYWTILTLGAVLFFASITLLSAGAFLNIFNETIGRLPFSEQINVALQWSLPAFSFLLVVLLLTIFYRVIPHTRVYWRAAFVGALIVASLLMLNNYLAFLYVRRVILTESLYGSLGFPLVVMFGLYIFWLYVLVGGQVSYAVQNLHFRNSQAAWSGLNTSTRERLSLTVLLAICRRFQACQPPVTAPQLGELIKVPTQILNESINRLVDLKFITPIPPADDAPATDFSYQPARPLNRITMGEFKHRFDNYGDDPAGPTIDRLDPIVNAYHAHLESLSAKDFFSKSVEQLLQETKSGETHAAHGRVPAAS
- a CDS encoding DUF4339 domain-containing protein, which encodes MVTQEFYIRSAEESEARGPFTLEQMTSLAETGQVTPETLFYDAGSEQWSAIKSNAELQTLLFPEKTKLKLRPQESFSALNTAPAAAAPITVDDMLAAAEGRTAETKDKSDPEIAMARAAKIGMWSAIVILLVSAAGEVLPAVDVIMAFTPAKLLAQPLVLLGLLDALLALLLMLGMVTLYPVVRFRAALGLGFIGFLFWAHGQSLPILLVAAASTGLFCCTLFVSVTAVIVVGLVGLAGAGALTYLLLTT
- the argS gene encoding arginine--tRNA ligase, with amino-acid sequence MHVTFHLADDLAHALHQAAAAAGLDAAAFAPDLRTADPRHGDFQANGVLGYAKARKLNPRTVAEQLIAALPAPIAAAFDVTIAGPGFINFTARPATLLAWLRAYHSRATLATGAAAAHAGQTWVVDYSSPNTAKQMHVGHLRSAVIGEAICRLLAFTGARVIRDNHLGDWGTQFGKLIYGFKRWADPAALAREPIEELERLYKLGNDATPEGSPALDEARRELVALQNGDPANVALWKKFSDVSLAAFQQIYDRLGIHFDHHLGESFYNDKVDRVYRELTETTPPIAENSAGALVVFHDEHPRFSRQAERPNPFMVRKADGASGYASTDLATALYRVEHFHADGIVVVTDFRQGDHFEQLFLTVKKWFAAKNYRLPELHHVTFGAVTGEDGKALKTRDGDTIKLKALLDEAVDRAFAIVSEKNADLPETERRSIAEIVGIGAVQYADLSQNRSSNYVFSWEKMLALDGNTAPYLLYAVARVHSIFRKQNLTPADPATEAHASPLHTPAEIALARKLVKFPDALRLATDTLRPHFLGLYLYELAGEFSSFYSADKVIVDDPAIRARRLLLCARTLLVLETGLHLLGLRTLTRM